TGGAGCTGGGGTCTAAAACAAATGGACAGTCCTCGATAAATAACCTGATAAATGTGGTAAGTGAGTTATTTTGGGAACCGGACAGAGTTTCCATGGCTACATAAGGAGTTTATCAACCGGTCTTGCATTGATAGATCATCGATTAGTGATTATTGGGTCAACTTGCAGCCATCAGACCCGCTCAGCGGTGGGAAACGTGTCAAAATAAATGATAGAATTTAGAGAATAAACAGCTCGGATTTGCGATTGGATCCGAAAGAAGTGTCCAAAGTTGGTTCAGACTGCGTGTCCATTCTCTGACCAGACGCCATTTTTTATCATCTTTCATCAATTTTATTAATAGTGACGTCATAAAGGCAGCTTTGTGCGGGCTGGGGTTTGATTCAGGCTCTTTAGGGGCTCTGAGGACGTTTCCCCCTCTGTGTCGGTCACTTGTGTTTGATATCACGgcctgttgccatggtttcCACCAGCAATGACCCATTAATAAGGTGGCCGATACAGGAAGTGAACAATTCCAAAAACCACACCCACCATAATAAGATGCCTGACTGTGATTGGAGGAtaactcatctttttttttttagtcactcACTGTTTGCTTTGTGCTTGAAGTCTACAGGACCTTCCTGCTTTGGATTTGACCAATGGAAGCCACGGGACACGAGCGGCGATGGACGACGCGTCTACTCAACAGGAGATTCCCAGATGAAACGGAGAGAGCCGCGGACTCACGACAGCCGCACAAAAGCGTTGCCATGGCGCCCAAATCCAGGTACCTGACGGACAGACGGTACTCAGCCAGGAAGCCTCTGTTCGCCACGGAACAACACGCGTCCATCTTAAAGAAGACAGAtccaccagaacacacacagcgGGTGAGCAGGAGTGTGTAGAATCACGTTTATTCACTGTTAGGGCTCAATTTGAGACGAATGAAGCTGCATCCATTGAAATTTAGTCgcaacagatgaaaaaaaacgGAACTATTACAACTTCTTCTCCATTTATTCGTCTTCATTCTTCGATCATTTTTAACAGGACGAGCAGAAACGTGCAAGTTTTGAATTCCATGCATCTCTGACGTGAACAGACGAGACCAgtgtttcattttccttttttaattctAGGACAAACAGTTGGATCCAACAAGAAGAGATGAACACCAGCTCCACCCGGCCTTCAGCGTCTTGACCAGAGCGAGAGAAGCTCTTCCCCCAgagacctttgacctctcccACAGTgacatctcctcttcctctggctgGAGAGACGACCTCGGCTCCCCCCTGGCGGTCTCGGAGCTCCGGGTCGGTCCGTTCAGTGAAGGATCTCCTTTCCCTGTCAGAAGACCGTCCCAGCGGAGCCCCTCCAGCTCCATCCTGGAGGTCCAGAGGTTTAGTCCTCCCATGAGGCCCCGGCTGACCTCCACCGTCCTGCACCCCACCTACACCCCTCGTCTGGGGGGCTCCAGGATGGGCCGGACCCGACTGGGACAGGGAGGGAGGGCGGAGCAAAGTGGAGAAGGGGATAAAGAACGCTCTCAATCAAAAGTATCCCCAATGTCTCCCCATCAGGCGAACTACTGGGCGTGTGCCATCCCTAAAGCTCCGCCCCCCTCACCGGACAGGAGTTCTTCTAGATGGGACCCAAACAGGGAGTACCAGGCCCTGCTGGACTACACCTACCCCCTGAGGCCGGGGCAGGTGGTGACTGAGTGGAATCCCTCCAAACTCAGGGGAGACTCTCTCCTGCTCACCGACCCCAACTTTCAGGACTCGGGGATCGAACCGGATCAGCTGTGCAGCTCCAGGAGCCTGTCAGGTTTGGGTTTCTCCCTCAGCGTGGGTCATAGGTCACCTGACCTGCAGGCGTTCACCCAATCCGATCCAGACTCCAGTATCTCCCAGTCAGATCCCGTGGATTTCTCCCGGGACAGTCCGGACGGTAAGAGCAGACGTGGAACGAGTCGTCAGCGACATCATCACcgtcctccatcctcctcctcctcttcctccctctcccctgCCTTCATCCGCTCCACCAGTCTCCTTCCGCGCTCCAGGTGTTTTGGAGGGGAGGTGGACGAAGAGTTCCGGCCGTTACCGGAGCaactggaggagctgcagctgctctccaGACAGGTCAGTGCTCCGGACCctcaggaaccccccccccctcgacgGAGCGTTCCTTCATCGGTCTGGGGCGTCTGTCTGCAGGTGAGGGAGGCGACGGCCCAGCTGAGCCGACCCCTCGGAGCCAGTTGGGAGTCTCTGGATCCGGACGCgacctccatcctctcctccacccccctcctgctggagaaacaggaggaggatggagaccAGGGGGAGGAGCTCGGCGCCAAATATCCTGGAGGAAGCCGTCATTCCAGAGACGAGATGATCCGACAGGAAATGAGCGCCGCTCACACGGGTATTTAACGGATGTTCTCATGTTGGATTCTCATGGAGGTTCTTTATCCAGATTGTCTTCCTCATGTCGATCCACAGCCGACTGGGGCTCCAAAGCATGGGGGAGGAGTTCTGAAGCCTGGGTGGAGCCTGTCAGAGGAGTGAGCCAATCAGGCCTCGGGGAGGCGGAGCGTCTGCGTGGCGTCGGCCTGAGGAGAAACCAGGAGAGCCAGGAGCAGAATGAATCCCTGATGCAGCACATCCAGGTAGAAATGATGTCAAACAACATCTgacatctgatgacatcatcacctacCAGAGCTACAGGTCTTTAACCCCTTCAGGGTTCTTCTTTCTGATGCATACGTTACCATCACATGTCAGACATGCGTGTTTTTGTCTCTCCCAGGTCTTCAGTTCCCTCCTGGAGCAGCTCATCCAGCAGCTGTACGCGGCGTTAGAGAAGATGCAGCTGCTGGCTGTCCCCACTGTGGACACAGACGGCCGGAAGACCTCTCAGGTGAGCCGTCTTCAAGCCACGCCCACACACCTACGACCTCGTACCGTCTTTGTAACGTGGGGGTGTTGTTGTCAGAGTTTCCAGGTGGACGGCCATCAGCCCCTGACCTCCTCCGTCCTGCACACCGGAGAGCTTCTCCTCAGCTGCATCAACACCACGTCTCCATGTCAGTCCCCCACGCTGACGTAACAAATGAAAACTCCCAGCATTCACCTCATCCTTTCCCCCACTCAGTCCCTTTTGCGTTCCTTCCCTTCGTCTGCAGTTTTACGAGACTCCCTGCTGCTGATCGAGAGGCAATCCGGAGCTCTGGAGACCCACATGGAGGATTTGTTCTCCTCCATCCGCTCCACCGTCGACGGCCTGACCCGGATGAAAGCGGCCCATCGGAGCAGAGAAGGGGAGCCCGCACCTCTGGGGGTCCAGGCGTCCACTTCATGAGCGAGATCTGTTCCAGCGCGTTATtccacttatttatttttcatacgtACCAACAGGTTCGTTCGTGTTTCACCAAAAGCAaaactgactttttaaaaaaccatgTTTAAAAACGTGTATTTGATGCGccgtgtgtgtgacgtcacatgATGTATGTTCATCCAGTTCAGGGACTGGAGACCAGTTTGCTCCTATGAAGTTTGGCTTggccttaaaaaataaaatgtgtaataacCCTTTTTATTCAGGGATCTTATTTCTATTTTGCTTCTTAGCAAAATAAATGGCTTTTTCACCAGCTTTGGTGAATGTCagtttttttcaattcaaattcaattaaattcaaaaaactttatttgtccccaggGGGCAATTAAACTTTGAacaactgaatttgaatttcaaatttgaatttgaaaaaaatttcaattaaaaaaaaaaaaagttcaaattgaaatttaaaCAATTGAATTTCGGACCCCCGGTGGTCCGACCCTATCTGAAGCCGGACCAAGAAGTGCCCTTAAGAAGGAATACAGGAATGTTCTCTCTAGTTCTACTGACTATCACCACATTTGAATCCCTCTgtgtttaaatgacaaataatttgTCACCTAGAACCAACAACTACGTTGTTCTCAAACTATTTACCTTTTGTAAAACCACTAATATTTACTGTGAAATTATAATTCAAATAAATCTGACTGCTAAATGTTCTTGTTCTTGACTTGTCTCCACACTTCCATGACATGTTCTTctcttgtctgtgtgggttctctggtttcatcCCATCACCGCCTCATTTATGGAGGTGTGTTCTTTCCAGTAATTCTGGATTGCATGCAAACCCCACACAGAAATGTCTTCAGGGGGATCCGAACCCAGAATCTTCTTTCTGCGAGGCGACAGTTGAACCCACAGCGCCGCTCCGGTCCATCATCAGCAACGCTTAAATATTCATGTTATGGGAACTGAATCCTGGGCTCTAAGATGACCCCACAGTGGTTGAATGACAGGGTATCACTTTCCCTGTTCATCCTCACATCGTCACACTGAGTTCACATAAACTGTTTCTCCAGGGCTGTTATTAAGAACAGTTAATATAAGGACAATAAACCAATGGTATTACAATAAtcaacagaaacagagagactGGGAGTATTGACGGGTGAGGGAGGTGGAGAATGTAGCAAGGAATTCCTGTGGGTCATGTGAGTGTAAACTCAGGAATCACATGTTGGTGTGAAACCGGCTTCAAGTGGATGTGAGATGAAAtttagaaaactttttttttttactcataacatccaaaaaaactgaactttttCTTGCCACCATGTGGCCACAATACCAGGAACTGCCACACCTAAATGGAACGCAGACACTATTATACTGTTAATGGTCGTCACAAGTTTATTATGATTTTGATCTCCTGGTTTTTGGGCTTTACTTTTCCTTTCTGTTTCTATTGTGGACTCTGAACTTTTGATCATCCGTTCTGCAGACCTGATGGCCTGTTGTTAGTTATCAGCCTTACAGAGAGAGAAAGCTAAAATAAACACTCAAAACATTCATGTAGAAGCAGGTTTCTTGTCCTGAAAGTGTGATACAAAACATTTTGCTTCTTTAATTTGATTGTTCTGCAGTTGGGCCAGAGGACAAAGTTCAAACTGAATAAAAAGGACCTGATGAACTACAGATTAAACCGCTTTGGAATGTCAATGCCAGACCCTTCACCACGCTTAATTGATTACATTTAGCATCTGGGTGCCGTATTGCAGCGACAGATGAAAGGAAATGCAACTTCAgatgtttttaaattgaatCTTGATGCTTTTTGGGATGGAGAATGTCGTGTCAAGGCCATGGTGGTTGAATCATTCAGATTCAAAACTAAAGTTGAATCTGACTGATCACCTAAACCCCAAGAGAAAAGAATGAAGGACAGAAAATAGAAAGGAGGAActtgtgaatttgtgtgtggaATCCTCATGAGATGTAGAACACATCAACATAAGGTGAGGATCCACGTGACCTTTGACTCAAACACTatcataaaacactttaaaatgtaatatggAAAAATATCTTCTTTAACACTCCATGagggtttttaaaataaaaatctcaatcaatcaaattcTGCCCGTGGGCCTGAAACCATCTTGTGAAATGTTTGACGTCACAATGTGAACACCTGTGAACAGGTGCTGACACGAGCGActacttcctggtcactcctatttagaaaaaaagaaaaagaaaaagaaaaaaaatggtgaCGACACGATTATTACTCAGAGGAGGATTTCATGAGACACTTGTTCACCTGAAACCGGATGaagaattaataataaaaaaaattataacctAAAGTGACTCAATTTTACGGATGTGACAGGAAATAAGAATGACGTGTTTGTAAATAAAAGCCTCATAAAATATTCCCAATCCAGTCAACCCAGATGTAAATTGAAACATGCCTGATATGATTAACgatcaatgatcaatgatcaataTGTGATATATCACGACGCGGGGCGCGAGCCCGACTCGTCTCTGCCACGTTTCACTA
This is a stretch of genomic DNA from Antennarius striatus isolate MH-2024 chromosome 11, ASM4005453v1, whole genome shotgun sequence. It encodes these proteins:
- the cep68 gene encoding centrosomal protein of 68 kDa isoform X1; the encoded protein is MEATGHERRWTTRLLNRRFPDETERAADSRQPHKSVAMAPKSRYLTDRRYSARKPLFATEQHASILKKTDPPEHTQRDKQLDPTRRDEHQLHPAFSVLTRAREALPPETFDLSHSDISSSSGWRDDLGSPLAVSELRVGPFSEGSPFPVRRPSQRSPSSSILEVQRFSPPMRPRLTSTVLHPTYTPRLGGSRMGRTRLGQGGRAEQSGEGDKERSQSKVSPMSPHQANYWACAIPKAPPPSPDRSSSRWDPNREYQALLDYTYPLRPGQVVTEWNPSKLRGDSLLLTDPNFQDSGIEPDQLCSSRSLSGLGFSLSVGHRSPDLQAFTQSDPDSSISQSDPVDFSRDSPDGKSRRGTSRQRHHHRPPSSSSSSSLSPAFIRSTSLLPRSRCFGGEVDEEFRPLPEQLEELQLLSRQVREATAQLSRPLGASWESLDPDATSILSSTPLLLEKQEEDGDQGEELGAKYPGGSRHSRDEMIRQEMSAAHTADWGSKAWGRSSEAWVEPVRGVSQSGLGEAERLRGVGLRRNQESQEQNESLMQHIQVFSSLLEQLIQQLYAALEKMQLLAVPTVDTDGRKTSQSFQVDGHQPLTSSVLHTGELLLSCINTTSPFLRDSLLLIERQSGALETHMEDLFSSIRSTVDGLTRMKAAHRSREGEPAPLGVQASTS
- the cep68 gene encoding centrosomal protein of 68 kDa isoform X2, which produces MEATGHERRWTTRLLNRRFPDETERAADSRQPHKSVAMAPKSRYLTDRRYSARKPLFATEQHASILKKTDPPEHTQRDKQLDPTRRDEHQLHPAFSVLTRAREALPPETFDLSHSDISSSSGWRDDLGSPLAVSELRVGPFSEGSPFPVRRPSQRSPSSSILEVQRFSPPMRPRLTSTVLHPTYTPRLGGSRMGRTRLGQGGRAEQSGEGDKERSQSKVSPMSPHQANYWACAIPKAPPPSPDRSSSRWDPNREYQALLDYTYPLRPGQVVTEWNPSKLRGDSLLLTDPNFQDSGIEPDQLCSSRSLSGLGFSLSVGHRSPDLQAFTQSDPDSSISQSDPVDFSRDSPDGKSRRGTSRQRHHHRPPSSSSSSSLSPAFIRSTSLLPRSRCFGGEVDEEFRPLPEQLEELQLLSRQVREATAQLSRPLGASWESLDPDATSILSSTPLLLEKQEEDGDQGEELGAKYPGGSRHSRDEMIRQEMSAAHTADWGSKAWGRSSEAWVEPVRGVSQSGLGEAERLRGVGLRRNQESQEQNESLMQHIQVEMMSNNI